Part of the Henckelia pumila isolate YLH828 chromosome 2, ASM3356847v2, whole genome shotgun sequence genome is shown below.
GACTTCAATCAATATTATTCAAAGCTGCAGAACTGTGCATGGTGGGATTCACTGCTGGAGCTGCACAAGGTGCCGCATCAACCCTTGTTGCCAGTAAAAAGGAGGGAAGGTAAAACATTTCTGATGGATTTAACTTTAATCTCTATTTTTCTGGCTTTATTGTTTTTGGTTATATCTCGTGCTGCCATAGAATTACAACTTCTTGGTTCACAACTGTTGGTTTTGTAGGTTATCAGTGACTATACCATCTGTAAGCGCCAATGCACTTGGTTATGGAGCTTTCCTTGGTCTTTATGCTAATTTGCGATACCAGCTCTTGTGTGGTTTTGACAGAGCAGTAGTTAGCTACTTTGATGTCATTGGAGTTGCTCTGGTTTTTAGCACAGCCCTGAGGTATGAATTCTCTGTGTGACTGTCGAATGGCGAGCATAGCATATGAAAAAAATTGTTGTTATGAAAATCAATTTCATCTCATTATTGCTTTGTATTTGTGATAAAGATGGCCTTGTGATTATCTCTATCAGACAAGTCATTAATGTATGCATTTCGATGGATGATGGCCTTTTGTTTCTGTGGTCATACCTTCCCCGAGGGATGcaatcaattcaaaaattaCTTGAAATGCTTCTGTTGCAAGTTACATTTTACCAATTTGCTCTTTAAATGCTTACAGGATCCTAAATGTTCAGTTAGGAGAGACATCTAGGTTAGCTTGGCTTGGTGTTGAGGTGGATCCATTGGCTCAGTCAGATGATCTCTTGAAGAAGGCTTACAATAGACCCTCTGAAGGATCAAAACATTCATCTTCAAAGTGGTTCATAAACAAGAACACTGTCGTCTCTGGGCTTGGCCTTCTTGGGATCAAACAGGGacaaaatgatgaaaatttGAATGGGGAGGCACCTCCCCCCAAGGTTAGGAGAAAGAGAATTGTTCGGAGAAAAGCGGCCACGAGTTAATTGTAGTTGCTATCTACCCTTCAATTTTGCAGCCTAGTAGCGGACAGATGATCGCGATGCCCTGGAGTATTAAAGCGACGGAATCTAGTGGTTTGATGGTGCGCCACAGAGAGCTATCCTTTTGGCATCATGGGACCGACGGTATTATGCTAGGGTGATGCTGCTTGGAAAGAATTTATTGCCATTTTTCAACcttgttttcttatttttagtCTTTCATTATTGTGCAACATCAAAAAGTTTGGGAGTCTAAAAGCGAAGGTAAATTTGTTGTTCACGGCTCTATATTTCAGAGATGGAAAACAAAATTATTACCAATACTCGAGGAACAGGGCGAAATTCTTTTGGACATAAAGTAATAAACAAGTGCAATGAGAATAATAAATACTATTGTCGAAGAACCGACGCACCCCCGGTGGAAAACACAATTAACCCCTAGTCAAGAAACGAAGTGGACTTAAGGCTATGAAGAATCCATTATACTGCTGCAATTCTTTAATGTGTTTCGGACCACTCTTGTTTGCTTTGGTTGTTTTCATCAAAATAGAAGCAATCGTTGCTTTGGTTGGGACACTTCATTTCTTGATTCTTCAAAAGTCATTTCTGGTTTTGGCATCAGATAAGTCCAGTGATTTGTCTCTCTATAAGTTTCGGACTGAAAAATCACTGAAGATGATATGCATCCTCattcttaaaattttgtattaaaaACTGCCATGGTTATTAGAAATCTATTGTCTCCATTGAAcattacattaaaaaaaaattatagacaCATTTTAATGAAAGAAGACGAGAAAAATCTTCCTACAAAACAGAGGCCAAATTAATGGTCCTTTCTAATTACTATTCCAAGTCCTTTCTAATTTCACTTGACCTGTTTGTTTCTTTAGCTTCTTTTGCGATGTATCTGATTCTGTTTCCTCAAACGGGAGCACAACAACAGGAGATGCTGGTACGGTGTCCCAACGTTCCTTGAGAAAGTTCATAAACGCCACAACCATTTGCCTTCGGAACTCGAGTTCCCTTGTGAAGAGATCAAAGATTACAAATGCAAGAACATATTTGAACGGAACAAGAATCAGCACGGTTGAAACCAGTAGCAACACCAAAGCAACCTCTGTAGTTGTCTGGAATCGGAAAAAGTCAAATGAAAATCATCAAGAAAGGAAGATGCTCGCAATCTGCTTATTGAACAGTGAAAACTGGACcctgatgaaaaaaaaaaaaaaaaaaaaaagtacctGAGGATCTCCTGCAAGAATGATAGTGCGTATCTTGAGCAGCATAACATTCACATTCTGGAGATATTTCTCTACTTCACGAATGGCTTCTTTGACAGCAATAATTTTCTGGATTGTATTCGATGGAGGCTGATCGCGTATTGTCACATTTCCAAAATATCTTCCAAGACGACCTTGTTCCTTGAGCCCCTTCAGCAATAACATACTAGCAGCTAAGATCATCAAAGACACAGGGAGTACGTAGAACATCAAGTTCCTGACAAGAATGAATCTTTGGTTAACttataaaaaatatacaaaaacAACAGTGAAGAGTTTAGAGATACACAAGTTTGTTTGGTGTCAATGTGTTATTTTCCACATTAAAGATGCTTTAGTATATGACCTACGCGACTTAATCCAACAGGAAAATAAAATGTATTAACATCAGTTTGCATGAGTACACCCATCTCATTCACAAGAGTAAAGTTGCAGTTCAAAGAAGTCAAAGGATCAGGCATTTTCAAGTTTTGCCTCAAAAGTGAAGCAGTTTACTCTGCATGATCACCTGGACAAACGTACCTGCAGCTGTCTTTCTTCATACCAAATTTTCACAAGTTCTCACAAACACACCAAAGTGTAAGCTCGTCATGTTTCTGATTTTACAACTTATCACCACGAGGTCATTAGATTGCCTACATGTCTACAAAAATTAGCAGTATGACCAGGTAAAATACAAGCAGCAGCCTACATCATACTTTTAAGACACCATATTTTTGGTTTCCTCAACTTAAGATTTAAATAAATGAAGTGCATttcgaattttattttctttgttttcttgTTTGCAGCAACTCTAGTATTTTACAGGAATTTGTGTTTCTATCTAGCTAGCTTCACTAATTTTCATATTCTTTAAAACACGCTGGCTCTCAAACACAAGTACAAGAGGCAGCCACAGCTAGAATATACCTCAGAAACCTTTGAAGTGATTTAATAATAGGGAAACGTGAGAGCACTACTCATGAGTCATGAAGCTAGCTGGAAATTTTATTATGCAAATTAATACCACGGATTTCAATGTCTGGAGTAGTAGAGTACCTGAAGATAAGAGTAGATATAAGTCCAAGAAATGATGCTGTCACAAGCGGATCATCCCAGCGTCTTAATCTTTCAAAACTTCGAGCACTAGAAGTCAGAGGAAGCACAAGTTCCTGAAAACAAGAAACACCCATCTTTCAAGGAAAATCATAATGATATGAAGCATCATAACTTTTGTTACTATAACAGTGGGTCTAATATAAACTCCACTCAGAAAGTATAAAGTGATTCACATATTACATCTGTTAAATTATACTCTTCAAGATGCATACAAGAGTAACACAACCCATAAATGATGTCATTCGCTTGGGGTAACCCCAGATACACATGAAATTGAATAACTACATgcactcaatttttttttggtaGATCCTGACCTTAAAAAGGTCAATGTTGCTGGGAATCCCTTCGATCATTGCAGCATCAATTGTGGCTTGTGTTTTCTCAGCCAACTTGTATTTATCTCTACAAATCATTGCTGCTTTTTCCACCAAATTCATGTCAGCTACGACAAGGTTTTTGCTAAGTACAACTCCTCTGGAAGACGTGTTCTTCCAAAAGCCCAGAGAAATATTGGAAGCCCATGAGGCAGATCTCATCCATTTTCGCAAGTAAACACTACCGTCAACATCATAGACATGAGTAATACCTTCAGGCACCTCGCCAATGGGTCTCAAACGTAGATCTGGTTCATTGTCACCCTCTGTCAATTTCTTAACCATGGCTCCACCCCAACAATTAACAGCAAGGGTTTGAAGAACGACATCACCGTATGGTGCATTCTGTAAAAACGAAAACTGAACCAGTTTCGTAGGCTCATCTATAGTCCTTCTCATGTATTGAAGAGCCTGAAGTCTGGCAATAGAATTTATGGCATGAGTAACTGCTCTATCCTTCCCTTTTTGAGCCCCATATATGTCATAGACTGATGAATCACGGGCTTCAGGACCAAACTCATTTATGAACTTGTGTAAACCAATAACTTCATTGATGAATGCATACCACACGTCTCTTCTCGTTCCACCTCCCAAGTCAACAAATTCAAGTACCAATGGCGCAGACCTGAGAGCAAACAAATTAATAAATGAATTATTGACCCCACATTTTAAATACTTTTTTCCAGAACATAAAAGATCATGAAAAATTTCACTGAGTCGAAAAAAATAGAAGGCTGCACTCTGAAATCACTAGCAACAGCCTCCAACATTTCATAGTATTTCTCCTCAATGAATGTGCCTGTGTTTTTTACAGGCTGAAAATAAACAGGAGTAAGTTCAATAACTATGTTTATAACAACAAAATTTGGTTTCAGAACATACTATTCTCCTGATCAACAAAAGTAGGGAAACCAAATGCAGGCAGAGCAGAAAACAAAAACGGTCAAACATACAAACACAAATACACTTGAAGTGTGATAGAAATTCAAAGAACAGCTACCCATTTCCATGACACAATTCATAAGCTACAATAGGACAGGCAAGCTTACTCACTCCGGGCCGGATGAAACAGAGATAGCAGAGTCAAAAAGATTTGATCCCAAAGGCCCAACTCTTGCTTTCTCTAGTCTCGAGCCACTTCTAGTAAGATCCAGCCTTAAGGCATCTTTCTCTCCCATCAAGTTAACTGCCTGACATGGAAGTATAATCTTATCAaacggaataaaacaagtaaAAGAATTTCACTTTTCTTTGCTAAAAAGGCCCAGACGTGGTCAAGTTAGCAGCCTTCTTTTTTATCCAGGCACATTATTTCACATAAATGCAAAACTTGTTAGTTCTAACTGGTCATAAATTTTATCGATCTATTTGATGTAGCAATCCACATGGGCCTCCATGAGGTAGAAGGACAAAAAAAAAGTTGTGTCCATCATCACAGTTTATATTCCAAGTTCCAATCACGTCAGCATATGATACTTCcatcaaattatatttattgTATTGAGCATCCATATTTCCAACTGGATGATGAGTGGTGCATTGAAATATTTTGGCTTCCAGGGAGCTTAGGTGACAGATGACATAAAGGACACAAAATTATTGAATAAGGCTCCATAATGCCCCCTTTAGATGTCATGGTCAAAGAAGAAATGTAGGGAAAAATGCTTTTGTTGACAAAAGAGTTTCTGCGTTCTCTCTATTTCAGAAAGGAACAACTGtagtgatagattatattttGGCAGTAAATGGAATCATCCCCAGTGGCCATTTTGCGAAGGACATAACATATTAAAAAAGTAATCTAGTTCCTAGATGAGTAGACTTGGTTCCATCTCTGAACATCTATTTCAACATTGTCGAACCTACTTAAGACGTTAAATGCATTAGGATTCAACCAATGAATAGTAAATAAGGAATCATCAAACTCTCAATACAGACTGCACGTGAGACTTCAGATAGTAACAAGAGACTCAATGAAAGAGATGCTGGCAAGTAACTGAACACAGAGCGTAATAGCTAAAAATTTGCACCTCAGTTCAAAACTTACGTTTAGAGATCTTTGTGAGAAATAATGAATGACATTGACACCATTTAGCCAACTTGGACACAGAATAACCAACACTCATAGGTTTCTTATATTTCATCCATCACAGGACCGCGGCTTTAAAATCAAGAGAAACTCAATGTGGAAAATAGAAGGGAGACACCAGAATCGAGAGTCTCACGCATAAAGGCAAAATTTATGGTCAAATTCGATGACAATGATAATCACTCTAATGCACTCCTTAGCGTCATTAAAATTTCTCTCCTGACATGATTATGCCCTAGATATACCTCAAAGTAGAGTGCTTCATCAGTCAAAGTAAGTTTTCCAGGCCATGACATGTTATTGTCCCATTTCATCACAGGTTGCTTTCTGCTGGAAGCAAGGCAGAGTATTCTCTCCTTATTAACATGAGAAACCTCCGGAAACTGGTAAGACTTCCGACCTTCATGCACTCTACAAAACAGAAGGGACAGCATATGCTGAAATGTTCAATCAAGTATTACATATTCAGAGATATGTCAGAAAATATCATTGCAACTGAAAAAAAGTAGTTCTCTTTATCTTTGTATAACAGAATGATTCATAAATTTACACCAACCCTGTAGAACATAAAAGTGAACTCTGCCTATTTTGATGTTATAATAAAGAAACTGCTAtctcaataaatcatgcatataaattaaTGTGGAATCTTAAGCAAAGTGGCATGAAGCCAACATAATGCACCTTAATCTTATGCAAGATGTATACACATCACTACAGTTTTAGATCTTATCCAGGTGTTCCTAACATGTAAGTAAAGAGTGGCTCCTACGCAAAACTAAATGAAAATTTGCTGCTCCCACTATCTGCCTGAAAACAAAGGGGAATAGGGAACAAAATAGACAAACACATAATGAAAAAGACTTGAGAGCACAAGAAGCAAACCATAACATTAGAATATTTAGCATTCATTAACCTAATGCACTTATAAGCAACTTTAATGGATGTCCGTGGTCAAAGTTGAACAAAACTGTAATTTATGAGATAAAAGGCTTTTTCGGATCAAAATGCTATGCAATCAACATGATATTAGAATTTTGCTTTCATATTTCGAGAAAAAACATTTTTCTGAAACAAAATGCATGCTTCAGAATTTCTCAGGTTAAATTGCACAACAATCGGTCTATTGCCCCACGAATGAACAGAGACAACTGCAAATGCTGCAAACTAATCTGACCAAGCTTCTTTGAATCTTACTTGAGGAGTTCTTTAATATATGCTAACCATATGCTAAAGGAGATTCCTTGATTATCACCGGCAAGAGCTTTGAAAAGATAATGAGCCGTGGAATGATCAGCCACACCAGACACAGCAGGAGCTATACGAACAAAGGCCTCCTCTCCCACGAGCTTCCTCTTCAAGTACAATAAACACAGATCTTATTATTGATAACTTGATATTTGTGATTATTGAAAacaaaagtttttattttgtgttaAATCGAGCTAAAGAGGTGGGGGATTAGTCATACCCCCATTAATATAATTCAAAACTCGAGATCATGGGGGAACATCACATCTCCaatgcaaaaaataaattaaatttgccCGTATGGGACCACGGACCACGGACCACGGACCACGGACCACGGACCACCATTTCTTAATGTTATAACACAAGAGGgtgacaaaataaaaaaaaatgaacttGTAAGTTTGCCAACCCATCATCATCACATCAAATATGCCCCTTCAAAAATGATGGAGAAGAATTTAAATCCAGAATGCATGAAAATTGAAACAAAGGGAAATAAACCTAAAATTTAAAGGGCATATTTCAATGAAGCTCAGCATCAATGATGGATATTTGTGGTAGTAATAATGGAAAGTACTTTGATTGCAGTTTTAAAAATTGCCACGAGCTCCAATATCCTGATAGGTAAGGTAGAAGGAAACTAAGGAATTTCTTAAGAGAACATCAACAAATTTTTAATCAAGCCCTACCTCAACCCTGAAAAACGCTCGTAGTGATCCATAGGCCACACATTCAATTGATCATTTCAACCTTCTGACTCTCTGCTTATAACTCACTCTAACACACaatatatgattatatgtaGTTGGAGAGACTCTTCTGATTGTCCACCATCTACATTTTGTGAAATCCATTGCAATGCTTAAGAGAATTCAAGAAATTTGTGTATCAAAAAAGTAGAGTCCGCCAACTTCAGTTGTTCAACAAGAACAACCTTTGGAGAGAGGAGGAGGGAGAGATAGTTATGGACATTACATGGTCAAGATGGTACCTTCGCACTGTCATTACTAAGGAAAAGAACTAGTTTTTCcgaaacttaaaaaaaaaaattgtaaaaactAAGGTAACAAGAAACAACTATATCAGATTATGTTTGGTCAGGTTTTCAATATTTCTCCTTACAAGATGGGGTCTTTCATTACATTAATTTTACATAGAATGCAGCTACATCTTAAGTTACCTTCAGCAATTCCAAAACTTTCACACTCATAAAGGTGATTTATTTGGCCTACCTAGGATAAGATACGACTATAAAGAATTAATACAGAAAAAGTAGATGAAAACTCAATGTGACAAGGTGTCGAAGATATGGCATATTCTTATAATGTCTATGTCAGAAAGTACCTGAAAAAAGATTTTATCCAGCAATTTCTTTTGGTGATCCTTTCTTTGGCGGTAAGGATTCTCCCAGGCAATCATAGTCATAAATATTAGTCTCTGAAATGCAGGTTCCTGATAATAGAGCAAAAAGACTAagcataaaaaatataaaagctAATGCTCAACTAGATTATAGCCTAAGAAAACAAGAACAGATTGGACAGGCAGTTATAGCCTAAGAAAACAAGAACAGATTGGACAGGCAAAAGGGACTTGAAGGAGGTTATTgacttaaaatattaaataagatAGTTTGTAAGGCTTGAGTTTTCATTGAATGGAATGTAATAGCATAAAGATAGCACAAAGGATTCTTTAAGAGAGAGATCAAGTAAGTTACACTTTTGACATTGTTCCTAAATTTGTCCATGTTTGACACTTGGCAGACTTAGATTAACTCATCATTGGCAGCTTTTTATGCACTCAATTTTCGGCTAAAAAACATTGATTTGTCGTGCATGGACTAGCATATGGTTCTTCATGAAATGCAATATTCTTCAACTCTTCTCATTcattaaaatgaaaaaaagaaGATATTTTCCTCTATAGAAAATGAGGACGGATGCATCAAATATGACTTCATCAACAGAAAATGTTTCATCAACTGCCACCTAATCTCAATCAAAAACAAGTTCCCAATGAGAAATATCCAGAAAGAACAGATAAAAAACACCCTCACTCACAATAAAGAAAAACTTACAACAAACAAATACTAATGCAACTTACAAAATCGAACAGCTAGTGATAATTCTAAATATAAAAAACCACTAAATATGTAGAAAATAAAGGTCAAAGAGGATTTCAACAATAAGCACTCACCAATCCACCACACATACACCTCTATGAGATGGCCTATTAACAGTAGGATAAAGATAACTTGATTTTGGTATATTGAAGATAATCCATGAAATTAACTGAGTGTCATGTCAACAGACCTTAAGATTGGGATGAACTTCAGCATTATTTCTAGACAAAAACCTGAAGCAGCAATACTCCAACAAGCTACGTGGATCATCATAAACGGATTCAGAAACAAGTGCTTTGAATATTTTCTGCATTTTCTGACCAGTTAACCCATTCATTCTGTATACATTAGAACCAAATGAGATAAATATGAAATTGCTATTTTCAGCAGAATAATTTCGCATTGACCACATTATACACATACGCAAAGCAAACCAGTTGATGCAGCCAGCACACAAATTTCCTATAGACACATCTTTGGGCAATTTCACTTTCACTCTTGCTGATTgctacaaataaaaaaaattacattttctCATCACATTCTCCTGCTTTAGACCATTCGAAATTCAAAATCATATTCAGGATATTTATCACATTATGAAAGAAAGTCTAATTGTATgaatcatcttaatgaaattaAGCGCTACACCTAAAAAATCTATTCAAATTGGACCTGCCTACATAAAATAGAAAACATACAACAAATACAATAAAATCAACGACTGATGGAAACctaaaaatatgaaaaactGAAGCCAATTACCGGCTGAATTTCTCGATGGAAACAACAGCAGCTTCTGAGAATTCTCCTCCTGGGAGTCTGGAATCAATAGTCTGTTCGGTAATCAAGAAGTCCTCCATATCTTGATCATCATTCTGAATATCAGGGATTCTCTCATGAACATTTTTTACAAGTGGAGAAGCCACATCATTTAAAAACCTTTGGGTCTTTGTCAGCCAGTGGTTCACTGATTCTTGTACTAAATCTGTTGATAAAATAACATTTCAATAATATTCTAACATGCAACCTATTGGTGCTATGGAGCTTAAATATGTTGTTTACTGAGCCATGACAGGGTAGTAATAAAATAGAGACGGATCGGAGAAATTCAAATTTTACATAAGCATCATATCCTAACACAAGTTTAGAGAAGTAAAAGAACTTGGCATAAAAAAAGTGTTTGACTCTCTTGGAAAAACTATATCTGATAAAATAAGATTCTGATGTAATGACCCTAAATCTTACGTGAATGTATAAAAAGCTGCAATAATGGAGAGGTCAAATGAGGTAACCTCAGAAACTGACTAATATTTCAAGAATATGTGTGGCAGAGTGGGTAATATAATAGTTCGAAATTCTTGAGAAGCTATGAGTCTCAGATAATATCCACGCACTACAAAGGGTAAAACTTAGGTAAGTAGATGATCCAACCGATACCAcccattaaataataaatataaaatccaCCAAAATATGAGTCAGTTTAAGTGGTTAGAATGGTGAATATTACTGCTTGGAGAAAGAAAGAGTTTGCACCATTGCAACTCCTGTTAAGCGAATGTGCAACAACTCAAATAAGTGAACGTGCAATAACTCGAATAAGTGACCACTCGACCAAATGCAAACATTGGTATGGAGACAGAGAGCACCATTGGTAACTTCATTTAGTGGCAAGAATTCATTAAAGAACATGGATCATCCTTTGTGCCCCAAGCCCCAAGTCCAACTCAAGGATTTTAGAATGGTGTACAAGCCAAAAAAGGTTGTTGATTAGAACTATATGTAAACATGGTATGGAGAAAAAGAGCAAATTCGTCAATTCTTTCTAGTGAAAATAATATGTCAAAGAACGTGCATCATCCTTCCCACCCCAACCTCAAATGATTTATCATATCATACATCCAAAACCGATGACCAGTCATAGCACCAAATGGTATCAGGGCGGAACTAAACCAACAAAATGTTTCTGCTTTCCCTCATGATACATGTCATATCGTGCAAGCACTTTTTTCTCATGTAAAAACTGTGTTCCAAAAAACTTGGCGTGAAGAGATTTCAGGGTTCGTCCCACACATTAAGAGATtacaacaaataaataatattttaaacacAATTGCACTCAAAAAAAGCAAAAATCCAATGCACAAaagaattaaacaaaaaaatttacttaTCAAAGCAGTCAAATTTCCACTAATCATCAACGAATGAAATCAAATACTGCTAAAACTATTTACCGCAAACCCATCGCCAGCAAAATCAAGATGATTACGAATTTAGGACAAgcgagcaaaaaaaaaaaaacaaaagagtgTAATACAGTCGGTGTAGGCTTCATGGACTTACTGACATCAAAACCATTGAGCTTCAGCCTTTTCTCTTCCCAATACTGTCTCACCTGCCTGACCCCAAACTTGTCATCTGTAGAAGGtggggaagaagaagaaggggaATTCGAAGAAACTAAGTTCTTTTCACAGCAGAAAATCTTGAAAACCAGCCTCTGTTGGTGGGGAAGCGCCGTAAAATACGGCGATTGCCTCAAGTGGCATCCTCTGAATGGTGATGATACTTTCGAATTAATAGCTTCAAACATCTCTTCTCTGTATTCGGTGCCTAATCTTTTGCGAATTTATCCACTAAAAATCCCAGCTTTAACATAAAATATGAGATTATTTTTGGTAAAGGTAAACGAAGACAAATAACGAAGTTGATGTGCTGCTACAGTGTTTCATTTGTCCTTTATGACaagtaaatttatatttttcttgaaGAAGGGGAAGGGAGGGGTAGTTGCCTTGTGTACGGCTGTTATCGCTGCAACTTGTCGATGGAATGGGAATAAAGTTAAATGAACGAGCTTTCATGGATTGGAGCCATTCAGTTGACTCATGGCTTGTAGAACATTCTGTGGGAAAAAAGCTTGATTcttgatatatgaatcaatCCACGTCCTACAATATAGGAGAGATCCATGAAATCTACGaggattttttgaacaaatggGATAAGAATTAAGAACATTTGACAATGTAATGTGCTCCTCAAGGGCAAGTCTTTAGTGTTGTGTTTATAcgattttctttattttatgggGAAAAAAATGGTTTTATCCATACTTGGttcatggtttttttttttttaatgtaacTCGGTGTAACAAAGAGATTTATTCGAGAAGGGGAGAATTTTTTTCGAAGAATAAATAATCGAtgcaaatttttaaataaatgttaGCATATAACCACAAAATCATATAGCTAGACATTTACTTTTTCGACATATATTTATAAGAAAAATGGTCCTTAAAAACATATTGTTAataatgtgtgtgtatatatatatatatatatagttttgatatcACGCTAatatgtgttgtgaaaaagtaaaaatttacggtaaaaagtaaatactccaaaaacttaaaatatatcaaactctacactttataatatttttctctcaactcaattgtatttttcatcacaaatgaagacctatttatagatccacatttgagattagtccaaaaataaatacatcatcacacactaattttccacattttacaactcaatattcaacattcaatattcaacataatattaataataataatatttttcaacactcccctttgtgatgatgatcgtgatatgatgattgtcttcattacgtgttttatactgcctcgttaaaaaccttactaggaaaaacccagtgggataaaaaccatagtaagggaaaaagagtgcagccacgtaaactccccctcatgttaacatgagtgattcttcacatattccgcagattgcgcatcccaatgctgtatatatgctttttgaatatcgtcgtgggaagtgcctttgtgaagagatctgatgagttctcacttgattgaatataacagatatcaatatctttattcttctcaagctcttgagtgtaggcaaagaacttttggggtatatgttttgttctgtcacttttgatgtattcttctttcatttgagcaatacatgcagcattgtcttcatacaacgtcacaggcttcttgtctactgataatccacaagaagtttggatatgttgtgtcattgattttagccaaacacattcacggcttgcttcatgtagcgcaataatctcagcgtgatttgatgaagttgttacgagtgtttgtttctgtgaacgccaagaaattgcggtgcctccacgagtaaatacatatccggtttgagaacgtgccttatgtggatcagataaatatccagcatcagcataaccaatgataccttgattggtgtcttttgagtacaaaagtcccaaatctgtcgttcctcgtagataacgaaatatatgtttaattccgttccagtgcctctttgttggatatgaactgaatcttgccaataaatttacagcaaaagatatatctggtctagtgcaatttgcaagatacataagggcaccaatggcacttagatatggtacttctggaccaagaataacttcatcatcttcatatggacggaatggatccttttctatgtttaatgatcttacaaccattggagtacttaatggatttgatttatccatattaaaacgtttaaggatcttttctgt
Proteins encoded:
- the LOC140883083 gene encoding uncharacterized protein — protein: MFEAINSKVSSPFRGCHLRQSPYFTALPHQQRLVFKIFCCEKNLVSSNSPSSSSPPSTDDKFGVRQVRQYWEEKRLKLNGFDVNLVQESVNHWLTKTQRFLNDVASPLVKNVHERIPDIQNDDQDMEDFLITEQTIDSRLPGGEFSEAAVVSIEKFSRMNGLTGQKMQKIFKALVSESVYDDPRSLLEYCCFRFLSRNNAEVHPNLKEPAFQRLIFMTMIAWENPYRQRKDHQKKLLDKIFFQRKLVGEEAFVRIAPAVSGVADHSTAHYLFKALAGDNQGISFSIWLAYIKELLKVHEGRKSYQFPEVSHVNKERILCLASSRKQPVMKWDNNMSWPGKLTLTDEALYFEAVNLMGEKDALRLDLTRSGSRLEKARVGPLGSNLFDSAISVSSGPESAPLVLEFVDLGGGTRRDVWYAFINEVIGLHKFINEFGPEARDSSVYDIYGAQKGKDRAVTHAINSIARLQALQYMRRTIDEPTKLVQFSFLQNAPYGDVVLQTLAVNCWGGAMVKKLTEGDNEPDLRLRPIGEVPEGITHVYDVDGSVYLRKWMRSASWASNISLGFWKNTSSRGVVLSKNLVVADMNLVEKAAMICRDKYKLAEKTQATIDAAMIEGIPSNIDLFKELVLPLTSSARSFERLRRWDDPLVTASFLGLISTLIFRNLMFYVLPVSLMILAASMLLLKGLKEQGRLGRYFGNVTIRDQPPSNTIQKIIAVKEAIREVEKYLQNVNVMLLKIRTIILAGDPQTTTEVALVLLLVSTVLILVPFKYVLAFVIFDLFTRELEFRRQMVVAFMNFLKERWDTVPASPVVVLPFEETESDTSQKKLKKQTGQVKLERTWNSN